One stretch of Euphorbia lathyris chromosome 7, ddEupLath1.1, whole genome shotgun sequence DNA includes these proteins:
- the LOC136235963 gene encoding transcription factor E2FC, translating into MGSEDLSPTSHSSFFHSSPHFLTDHSSPSPSSSSSSALPNPIFLSSSPTSNHPLFTSNNNGLNINNQSFHYTLSPFQLHPPAQPHPHSSFSMAPLKRNYGKVSSEAQLSGQATIGKHSNIVVDHILDPQSTPAGRPNKRSKVTKNAKSGDKKLNAESLDGLSPATGCRYDSSLGLLTKKFVKLVQDEDGTLDLNKSADMLQVQKRRMYDITNVLEGIDLIEKTSKNHIRWKGYDGCGSKELDGQATELKDEVQRLHAEECRIEEYIREKENRLRAFMEDKNNQQSLFLTEQDITTLSCFQKETLIAVQLPRGSSVQVPDPDEDDGSPQYKLIIRSSIGPMELYLLSDYNKKHEDLAVKEVRQHNSSATKCGRDRTVTVGLCLEQQQQQNQKNVNEVFSSIYPESSGMQKIIPSDCDIGDDYWFQSNPEASISELWG; encoded by the exons ATGGGCAGTGAAGACCTAAGCCCTACATCTCACTCTTCCTTTTTTCATTCCTCTCCTCACTTCCTTACCGATCACTCTTCTccctctccttcttcttcttcttcttccgcacTTCCCAATCCTATCTTCCTCTCCTCTTCTCCAACATCTAATCATCCTCTCTTTACTTCTAATAACAATGGCCTAAATATCAACAATCAATCCTTTCACTACACTCTTTCCCCTTTCCAATTACATCCTCCTGCTCAGCCTCACCCCCATTCTTCCTTCTCTATGGCACCT TTGAAACGAAATTATGGAAAAGTCAGTAGTGAGGCTCAGCTGAGCGGACAAGCAACCATTGGAAAGCATAGCAACATAGTTGTGGATCATATACTTGATCCTCAGTCCACTCCTGCAGGCAGGCCTAACAAAAGATCAAAGGTTACAAAAAATGCCAAATCAGGGGATAAAAAATTGAATGCTG AATCTCTTGATGGTCTGAGTCCAGCCACAGGTTGTCGATATGACAGTTCTCTGG GATTGTTGACCAAGAAATTTGTTAAGTTGGTTCAGGATGAGGATGGTACCCTTGATCTGAACAAAAGTGCAGATATGTTGCAG GTCCAAAAGCGGAGGATGTATGATATCACAAATGTTTTGGAAGGAATAGATTTGATagagaaaacttcaaaaaaCCACATACGCTGGAA GGGCTATGATGGTTGTGGGTCAAAGGAGTTAGATGGTCAAGCTACCGAACTGAAG GATGAAGTTCAAAGGTTACACGCTGAAGAGTGCAGAATTGAGGAATATATAAG GGAAAAGGAAAATCGTTTGAGGGCCTTCATGGAAGATAAAAATAACCAACA ATCTCTCTTTTTGACAGAGCAAGACATCACAACCCTTTCTTGCTTCCAG AAGGAAACTCTCATTGCAGTACAACTTCCTCGAGGTAGTAGTGTTCAAGTTCCTGATCCTGATGAA GATGACGGTTCGCCTCAGTATAAACTGATTATTAGAAGCAGCATTGGACCGATGGAGTTATACCTCTTAAG CGATTATAATAAAAAACATGAGGATCTAGCAGTCAAAGAAGTAAGACAACATAATTCATCTGCTACCAAGTGTGGTCGGGACAGAACAGTAACTGTGGGGCTATGTTTAGagcaacagcaacagcaaaatcaaaagaatgttaatgaAGTATTCAGCTCAATATATCCAGAATCATCTGGAATGCAGAAAATAATTCCTTCAGACTGTGAC ATTGGTGATGATTATTGGTTTCAATCAAATCCTGAAGCCAGCATTTCGGAGCTGTGGGGTTAA